The proteins below are encoded in one region of Shewanella algae:
- a CDS encoding YjjI family glycine radical enzyme → MDNQFLSLITDPLLDPKQKTLALAGAADASIPYLPRSEALTQAMDKGIICDMFEGHAPFKPRYVLPDYQRFLEQGSEYLELTPAEDLDDALMKLMVLYHHVPSVTNIPVFIGYLDSLLLPYCQNVSDDALYQKLKRFWIQLDRTLPDAFMHANIGPEDNRVCRTILRIDAELKQVAPNLTFMYDPKRTPKALLRLATDNIIACSKPHIGNWPIHAQTFASAPGEAPNQTFGIVSCYNALPTRGGANTLVRLNLKAVAEEAGTLEEMLERTLPHYCNLMYELIELRCEFLHRRSHFFDSFLVKEGLIDESRFAPMFGVYAMAEAVNHLQQLAGMRGEYGHSEQANALGLAITRALSDRVTTTQVSFGFNGRALLHAQGGLSIDKGTTPGVRIAYGQEPDPVTHVLALAPQHAFYPSGISEILTLDETIKANPEALLELCIGALNAGFREFTANTADTDLVRITGYMVKKSQIASYRQQGSRTNTTFLGTEASETTAVTQRAPRVVSAEFHAAGKSPV, encoded by the coding sequence ATGGACAATCAATTTCTCAGTCTTATTACCGATCCCCTGCTTGACCCCAAGCAAAAGACCCTGGCGCTGGCCGGTGCCGCCGATGCCAGTATTCCCTATCTGCCTCGCAGTGAAGCACTGACCCAAGCCATGGATAAAGGCATTATCTGCGATATGTTTGAGGGTCATGCCCCGTTCAAACCCAGATATGTTTTGCCCGATTACCAACGTTTTCTCGAGCAAGGCTCCGAGTACCTGGAGTTGACACCGGCCGAAGATCTGGATGATGCCCTGATGAAGCTGATGGTGCTGTATCACCATGTACCGTCAGTCACCAATATCCCGGTGTTTATTGGCTATCTCGATAGTTTATTGTTGCCTTACTGCCAGAACGTCAGTGATGACGCCTTGTATCAGAAACTGAAACGCTTCTGGATCCAGTTGGATCGCACCCTGCCGGACGCCTTTATGCATGCCAACATAGGCCCAGAGGACAACCGTGTCTGCCGCACTATTTTGCGCATTGATGCCGAGCTCAAGCAGGTGGCTCCCAATCTAACCTTTATGTATGACCCCAAGCGCACCCCCAAAGCGCTGCTGCGACTGGCAACAGACAATATCATTGCCTGCAGTAAACCTCACATCGGCAACTGGCCGATACATGCCCAAACCTTTGCCAGTGCTCCCGGTGAGGCGCCAAATCAAACGTTCGGCATTGTCAGCTGTTATAACGCGCTCCCCACCCGAGGCGGCGCCAATACGCTGGTCAGACTTAACCTAAAAGCCGTCGCCGAAGAAGCCGGTACCCTGGAGGAAATGCTCGAGCGCACCCTGCCCCATTACTGCAACCTGATGTATGAACTGATTGAGCTGCGCTGTGAGTTTTTACACCGCCGGTCCCATTTCTTCGACTCATTCCTGGTAAAAGAAGGCCTCATTGACGAATCCCGCTTTGCACCCATGTTCGGCGTTTATGCCATGGCCGAAGCCGTCAATCATCTGCAGCAGTTGGCAGGTATGAGGGGCGAATATGGTCACAGTGAGCAGGCCAATGCGCTCGGTTTAGCCATTACCCGCGCGCTCAGTGATAGAGTGACCACGACCCAAGTCAGTTTCGGCTTTAATGGCCGCGCCTTACTTCATGCCCAGGGGGGGCTTTCCATCGACAAAGGCACCACTCCGGGAGTCAGAATAGCCTATGGTCAAGAGCCGGATCCTGTCACTCATGTGTTGGCGCTGGCGCCTCAACACGCTTTCTATCCTTCCGGGATCAGCGAGATCCTGACTCTGGATGAAACCATCAAGGCCAATCCTGAAGCCCTGCTTGAGCTGTGTATCGGCGCGCTGAATGCCGGCTTTCGTGAATTTACCGCCAATACCGCCGATACCGATCTGGTGCGCATCACAGGTTATATGGTGAAAAAGTCGCAGATCGCCAGTTACCGGCAACAAGGCTCACGTACCAACACCACCTTCCTGGGCACAGAGGCCAGTGAAACCACGGCCGTGACCCAAAGGGCACCGCGGGTAGTGAGCGCCGAGTTCCATGCCGCCGGCAAGTCCCCGGTGTAA
- a CDS encoding YjjW family glycine radical enzyme activase: MKSAAPGVFDNPFNHSELNRYKLSGCESNSRELSSGDTDASALAMGSEVTSAEVARVLPFSTVDGPGNRMVFFLQGCNFRCPGCHNPETITLCDACRECIAHCPAGALSLKSTATDTQAVPNSKASLRLAWDSTSCIGCDTCLDVCPSSSQPKTQRLSVGKALALIKRQQAFIRGITLSGGEASLQLKFVSNLFKAIKQSPELKHLTCLLDTNGSLGESGWQRLLPWLDGAMVDLKAWDEPAHRRLTGRGNIKVKQSLQLLAEAGKLAEVRLLEVPGKSDYWQHFDALASFLLDLQRRQALKGEPMRLRLNGYNHHGVKGEALRWPKASQQQIDDLAKALSRAGIANISLPPVNLG, translated from the coding sequence ATGAAGAGTGCAGCTCCCGGAGTGTTTGATAACCCGTTCAATCATTCTGAGCTTAATCGCTATAAGCTGAGTGGGTGTGAGTCGAATAGCCGTGAGTTAAGTAGCGGCGATACCGATGCTTCGGCATTGGCTATGGGCTCCGAGGTTACCAGTGCCGAAGTCGCCAGGGTGCTGCCCTTCTCGACCGTAGATGGCCCGGGCAATCGCATGGTATTTTTCCTTCAGGGTTGCAATTTTCGCTGCCCGGGTTGCCATAATCCGGAAACCATCACTCTGTGTGACGCCTGCCGAGAGTGTATTGCGCACTGCCCGGCAGGCGCCTTGAGCCTTAAATCAACTGCGACTGACACTCAAGCAGTTCCCAATAGCAAGGCATCTCTCAGGCTTGCCTGGGATAGTACAAGCTGCATCGGCTGCGACACCTGTCTCGATGTTTGCCCTTCGAGCAGCCAGCCCAAGACCCAACGCCTGTCAGTCGGAAAAGCGTTGGCGCTGATTAAAAGGCAGCAAGCCTTTATCCGCGGTATCACCTTGAGTGGCGGAGAAGCCAGCTTGCAGCTGAAGTTCGTCAGTAACCTGTTTAAGGCCATTAAACAAAGCCCAGAGCTCAAACACCTGACTTGCCTTTTGGATACCAATGGCAGCCTGGGAGAAAGTGGTTGGCAACGTCTGCTCCCTTGGCTTGATGGCGCCATGGTTGACCTGAAAGCCTGGGATGAGCCGGCTCACCGACGACTGACAGGCCGTGGCAACATCAAGGTCAAGCAGAGCCTGCAACTGCTGGCCGAAGCAGGGAAACTGGCGGAAGTCAGGCTACTGGAAGTACCCGGAAAGAGTGATTATTGGCAACACTTTGACGCCCTGGCGTCGTTTTTGCTGGACTTGCAACGCCGGCAAGCGCTGAAGGGTGAGCCGATGCGGCTACGCCTAAACGGTTACAATCATCATGGTGTCAAAGGCGAGGCCTTGCGCTGGCCCAAGGCGAGCCAACAGCAGATTGATGATCTGGCCAAGGCGCTCAGCCGTGCCGGCATAGCCAATATCAGTCTGCCACCGGTTAACCTTGGCTGA
- a CDS encoding LysR family transcriptional regulator, which produces MSDIVRLSRINFRHLLVLRQLLEEQSVTQAATRLCLSPSAVSKILSQLRDCLDDELFYRQGNQLLPTAKAKRLGPVISAMLREMDNLFTEEGFRPEGFQGRMNLALRESSFELLASAIASVQQQAPGMTLAVHAKESTGFQSLCEGRVDLLVLPHDLGQPPTGRNELIWERLAEDEMCCLMRAEHPLAAKELTLDAYLSFAHVGILDADLQQPFFEQSLAQLSRRRNLAMEVADFGAAASICRHSDLLFTCSALWASMAAQASGMVVKPLPFAYGKVGYSMVHHQSGSRDPALQWLKATLLSGFKQSISQG; this is translated from the coding sequence ATGAGTGATATCGTCCGCTTATCCCGCATCAATTTCCGTCATCTTCTGGTGCTCAGGCAACTGCTGGAAGAGCAAAGCGTCACCCAGGCGGCCACGCGTCTGTGTTTGAGCCCTTCGGCGGTCAGCAAAATACTCTCCCAGCTCAGGGATTGCCTCGACGATGAGCTCTTCTACCGCCAGGGTAACCAGCTGTTGCCGACTGCCAAGGCCAAACGACTCGGGCCGGTTATCAGCGCCATGCTCAGAGAGATGGACAACCTGTTTACCGAAGAGGGCTTTCGCCCTGAAGGATTTCAAGGACGGATGAATTTGGCGCTGAGGGAAAGCAGCTTCGAACTGCTTGCGAGCGCTATCGCCAGCGTGCAGCAGCAGGCACCGGGAATGACATTGGCGGTGCATGCCAAAGAGAGCACGGGTTTTCAGTCCCTGTGTGAAGGACGGGTGGACTTGCTGGTTCTGCCACACGACTTGGGACAGCCGCCAACTGGTCGCAACGAACTGATTTGGGAGCGCTTGGCAGAGGACGAGATGTGTTGCCTGATGCGAGCCGAGCACCCGCTGGCAGCAAAAGAGCTGACGCTGGATGCCTATCTGAGCTTCGCCCATGTGGGTATTTTGGATGCCGATCTGCAGCAACCCTTTTTCGAGCAATCATTGGCACAATTGAGCCGCAGGCGGAATCTGGCGATGGAAGTCGCCGACTTCGGCGCCGCCGCCAGTATCTGTCGTCACTCGGACTTGCTGTTTACCTGCTCGGCGCTGTGGGCTTCAATGGCGGCGCAGGCAAGCGGTATGGTGGTTAAGCCATTGCCCTTTGCCTATGGCAAGGTGGGCTATAGCATGGTGCATCATCAAAGTGGCAGCCGGGATCCGGCGCTGCAATGGCTAAAAGCGACGCTGCTCAGTGGCTTTAAGCAGTCCATCAGCCAAGGTTAA